A single window of Onychostoma macrolepis isolate SWU-2019 chromosome 16, ASM1243209v1, whole genome shotgun sequence DNA harbors:
- the prpf3 gene encoding U4/U6 small nuclear ribonucleoprotein Prp3 isoform X2 produces the protein MSLPKREVDELRPWVERTVKKVLGFSEPTVVTAALHCVGKGLDKRKTTDQLRPFLDDSASSFVERLFEALEESRNSRGNKGAGEKNRKRELKEVFGDEVEGVKDGDSVESAVKKKRVPRFEEVEEPAVLPGPPTESPGMLTKMQIKQMMEAATRQIEERKKQLSFVAPVPVVQTDSSAPHPILPAVGANQSIAPSQAANFMNDAIEKARKAAELQAKIQSTLAMKPGILGALGNTGPHNLVALANLHAMGIAPPKVEPREVTKPTPLILDELGRTVDASGKEVELTHRMPTLKANIRAVKREQFRQQLKEKPSDDLESTSYFDSRVAINSAQRAKRGFRFHEQGRFEKIAQRIRTKAQLEKLQMEIAQAAKKTGIQASTKLALIAPKKELGEGEIPYIEWWDSYILPSHIELSAHTNFDEVEMHGVTNLVEHPIQMAPPVDTDKPVTLGVYLTKKEQKKLRRQTRREAQKELQEKVRLGLMPPPEPKVRISNLMRVLGTEAVQDPTKVEAHVRAQMAKRQKAHEEANAARKLTAEQRKEKKVKKLKEDLNHGVHIAVYRIRNLHNPAKKFKVEANANQLYLTGTVVLHRDINIVVVEGGPKAQKKFKRLMLNRIKWDEPNSKRDEPQDSDDEGSRKNNKCTLVWEGTAKERSYGEVKFKQCPTESMAREHFKKHGTEHYWDLALSQSVLETTDD, from the exons acCAGCTAAGGCCGTTTCTTGATGATTCAGCAAGCAGCTTTGTTGAGCGTCTGTTTGAAGCTCTTGAGGAAAGTAGAAACTCCCGTGGCAATAAAGGAGCAGGAGAGAAGAACCGCAAAAGAGAGCTGAAG GAAGTGTTTGGAGATGAAGTGGAAGGAGTGAAGGATGGAGACAGTGTGGAATCTGCGGTAAAGAAGAAGAGGGTGCCTCGCTTTGAGGAAGTGGAGGAACCAGCTGTTTTACCTGGACCCCCTACAGAGAGTCCTGGCATGCTCACCAAAATGCAG ATCAAGCAAATGATGGAAGCAGCCACGCGCCAGATTGAGGAGAGAAAGAAACAGCTAAGTTTTGTGGCTCCTGTCCCTGTCgtgcag ACAGACTCTAGTGCTCCACATCCCATCCTTCCAGCAGTGGGTGCGAACCAGTCCATCGCTCCCTCCCAGGCTGCTAACTTCATGAATGACGCTATAGAGAAAGCCCGCAAGGCAGCTGAGCTGCAGGCCAAGATCCAGTCCACACTGGCTATGAAGCCCGGAATTCTGGGTGCTTTGGGAAACACAGGGCCACATAACCTGGTAGCCCTGGCTAACCTGCACGCCATGGGCATTGCACCACC TAAAGTGGAACCACGTGAGGTCACAAAGCCAACACCCCTCATTTTGGATGAGCTTGGACGAACTGTTGATGCCAGTGGGAAAGAAGTTGAGCTCACACATCGTATGCCCACTCTAAAAG ccaACATCAGAGCGGTGAAGAGGGAACAGTTTCGGCAGCAGTTAAAGGAAAAGCCCAGTGATGACCTGGAATCCACGTCTTACTTTGACTCACGTGTGGCCATCAACTCTGCACAGAGAGCCAAGAGAGGGTTTAGGTTCCATGAACAGGGACGCTTTGAGAAGATCGCCCAGCGCATACGCACAAAG GCTCAGTTGGAGAAACTACAGATGGAGATTGCTCAGGCTGCCAAGAAGACAGGCATACAGGCCTCCACTAAACTGGCTCTTATTGCCCCCAAGAAGGAATTGGGAGAGGGGGAGATTCCTTACATAGAGTGGTGGGACTCCTACATTCTGCCGTCCCACATAGAACT ATCTGCACATACAAATTTTGATGAGGTGGAGATGCATGGAGTCACCAACCTAGTTGAACACCCAATTCAGATGGCCCCTCCAG TGGATACAGATAAGCCAGTGACTCTGGGTGTGTATTTGACCAAGAAGGAGCAGAAGAAGTTGAGGAGACAAACTCGCAGAGAAGCCCAGAAAGAGTTGCAGGAAAAGGTCCGATTGGGTCTTATGCCCCCGCCTGAACCTAAAG TGCGGATCTCTAATCTGATGAGGGTTTTGGGGACGGAAGCTGTGCAGGACCCCACTAAAGTGGAGGCTCATGTTAGAGCACAAATGGCAAAGAGGCAGAA AGCCCATGAGGAGGCAAATGCAGCACGCAAACTCACAGCAGAACAAAGGAAAGAGAAGAAGGTGAAGAAACTCAAGGAGGATTTGAATCATGGAGTTCACATTGCTGTTTACAG AATCCGAAATCTGCATAATCCAGCCAAGAAGTTTAAGGTGGAGGCCAATGCAAACCAACTGTACCTCACTGGCACCGTGGTACTTCACAGAGACATCAACATTGTAGTAGTGGAGGGAG GCCCCAAAGCACAGAAAAAATTCAAACGACTGATGTTGAATAGAATCAAATGGGATGAGCCAAATTCAAAGAGAGATG AGCCTCAAGATTCAGATGATGAGGGTTCCAGAAAGAATAATAAATGCACATTGGTTTGGGAG ggtACAGCCAAGGAACGTAGTTACGGGGAGGTTAAGTTTAAACAGTGTCCAACAGAAAGTATGGCTAGGGAACATTTTAAGAAGCATGGCACTGAGCACTACTGGGACTTGGCTCTGAGTCAGAGTGTTCTGGAGACAACTGAcgactga
- the prpf3 gene encoding U4/U6 small nuclear ribonucleoprotein Prp3 isoform X1, which yields MSLPKREVDELRPWVERTVKKVLGFSEPTVVTAALHCVGKGLDKRKTTDQLRPFLDDSASSFVERLFEALEESRNSRGNKGAGEKNRKRELKEVFGDEVEGVKDGDSVESAVKKKRVPRFEEVEEPAVLPGPPTESPGMLTKMQIKQMMEAATRQIEERKKQLSFVAPVPVVQPRLIPSQTDSSAPHPILPAVGANQSIAPSQAANFMNDAIEKARKAAELQAKIQSTLAMKPGILGALGNTGPHNLVALANLHAMGIAPPKVEPREVTKPTPLILDELGRTVDASGKEVELTHRMPTLKANIRAVKREQFRQQLKEKPSDDLESTSYFDSRVAINSAQRAKRGFRFHEQGRFEKIAQRIRTKAQLEKLQMEIAQAAKKTGIQASTKLALIAPKKELGEGEIPYIEWWDSYILPSHIELSAHTNFDEVEMHGVTNLVEHPIQMAPPVDTDKPVTLGVYLTKKEQKKLRRQTRREAQKELQEKVRLGLMPPPEPKVRISNLMRVLGTEAVQDPTKVEAHVRAQMAKRQKAHEEANAARKLTAEQRKEKKVKKLKEDLNHGVHIAVYRIRNLHNPAKKFKVEANANQLYLTGTVVLHRDINIVVVEGGPKAQKKFKRLMLNRIKWDEPNSKRDEPQDSDDEGSRKNNKCTLVWEGTAKERSYGEVKFKQCPTESMAREHFKKHGTEHYWDLALSQSVLETTDD from the exons acCAGCTAAGGCCGTTTCTTGATGATTCAGCAAGCAGCTTTGTTGAGCGTCTGTTTGAAGCTCTTGAGGAAAGTAGAAACTCCCGTGGCAATAAAGGAGCAGGAGAGAAGAACCGCAAAAGAGAGCTGAAG GAAGTGTTTGGAGATGAAGTGGAAGGAGTGAAGGATGGAGACAGTGTGGAATCTGCGGTAAAGAAGAAGAGGGTGCCTCGCTTTGAGGAAGTGGAGGAACCAGCTGTTTTACCTGGACCCCCTACAGAGAGTCCTGGCATGCTCACCAAAATGCAG ATCAAGCAAATGATGGAAGCAGCCACGCGCCAGATTGAGGAGAGAAAGAAACAGCTAAGTTTTGTGGCTCCTGTCCCTGTCgtgcag CCAAGATTGATTCCCTCTCAGACAGACTCTAGTGCTCCACATCCCATCCTTCCAGCAGTGGGTGCGAACCAGTCCATCGCTCCCTCCCAGGCTGCTAACTTCATGAATGACGCTATAGAGAAAGCCCGCAAGGCAGCTGAGCTGCAGGCCAAGATCCAGTCCACACTGGCTATGAAGCCCGGAATTCTGGGTGCTTTGGGAAACACAGGGCCACATAACCTGGTAGCCCTGGCTAACCTGCACGCCATGGGCATTGCACCACC TAAAGTGGAACCACGTGAGGTCACAAAGCCAACACCCCTCATTTTGGATGAGCTTGGACGAACTGTTGATGCCAGTGGGAAAGAAGTTGAGCTCACACATCGTATGCCCACTCTAAAAG ccaACATCAGAGCGGTGAAGAGGGAACAGTTTCGGCAGCAGTTAAAGGAAAAGCCCAGTGATGACCTGGAATCCACGTCTTACTTTGACTCACGTGTGGCCATCAACTCTGCACAGAGAGCCAAGAGAGGGTTTAGGTTCCATGAACAGGGACGCTTTGAGAAGATCGCCCAGCGCATACGCACAAAG GCTCAGTTGGAGAAACTACAGATGGAGATTGCTCAGGCTGCCAAGAAGACAGGCATACAGGCCTCCACTAAACTGGCTCTTATTGCCCCCAAGAAGGAATTGGGAGAGGGGGAGATTCCTTACATAGAGTGGTGGGACTCCTACATTCTGCCGTCCCACATAGAACT ATCTGCACATACAAATTTTGATGAGGTGGAGATGCATGGAGTCACCAACCTAGTTGAACACCCAATTCAGATGGCCCCTCCAG TGGATACAGATAAGCCAGTGACTCTGGGTGTGTATTTGACCAAGAAGGAGCAGAAGAAGTTGAGGAGACAAACTCGCAGAGAAGCCCAGAAAGAGTTGCAGGAAAAGGTCCGATTGGGTCTTATGCCCCCGCCTGAACCTAAAG TGCGGATCTCTAATCTGATGAGGGTTTTGGGGACGGAAGCTGTGCAGGACCCCACTAAAGTGGAGGCTCATGTTAGAGCACAAATGGCAAAGAGGCAGAA AGCCCATGAGGAGGCAAATGCAGCACGCAAACTCACAGCAGAACAAAGGAAAGAGAAGAAGGTGAAGAAACTCAAGGAGGATTTGAATCATGGAGTTCACATTGCTGTTTACAG AATCCGAAATCTGCATAATCCAGCCAAGAAGTTTAAGGTGGAGGCCAATGCAAACCAACTGTACCTCACTGGCACCGTGGTACTTCACAGAGACATCAACATTGTAGTAGTGGAGGGAG GCCCCAAAGCACAGAAAAAATTCAAACGACTGATGTTGAATAGAATCAAATGGGATGAGCCAAATTCAAAGAGAGATG AGCCTCAAGATTCAGATGATGAGGGTTCCAGAAAGAATAATAAATGCACATTGGTTTGGGAG ggtACAGCCAAGGAACGTAGTTACGGGGAGGTTAAGTTTAAACAGTGTCCAACAGAAAGTATGGCTAGGGAACATTTTAAGAAGCATGGCACTGAGCACTACTGGGACTTGGCTCTGAGTCAGAGTGTTCTGGAGACAACTGAcgactga